CGTCCTCCTCGCCCTCCAGCTCCTCCGGCTCGCTCTTGCTCTTGCTCGTGCGGTCGAAGGCGCCGAACAGCTTCTTGCGCCGCTCGGCGGCGCTGTCGCCCTTCTGGGGCGGAGGCTTCGCGGCGGCCGGCACCGCGAGCGGCGCGGGGCCGGCCTCCACGGGCTTCGCCGGCTCGGGCGTGGGCGCGGGCGGGGTGGGGGCGGCCTTCTCCTCCTTGGGCGGAGGCGGCAGCTCCTCCTTGCGCGGCAGGAGCGCCTTGTCGCGCGGCTTGCCCTGGCGCACCAGCGTCGCCGTGATGGGCTTCGCGTCCAGCGGCAGGGCGGGCTTCGCGATGACGAGGTTGTAGATGAGCCCCGAGGCCACGAGCACCGCGTGCGCCATCACGCTGGCGAGCAGGAAGCGGCGCACCGGCGAGGGGCGGCTGACGAGCAGGCTGTGGCTGACGGCGGGGTGCATGGCGCTAGCGCTTCTGGCCCCGCTTGGGAGCACCCGGGCGCGGCGCGCCCGAGGGGTCGGTGATCATGCCCACGTTGGTGATGCCCGCGCGCTGCGCCGCGGCCATCACCTCCACCACCACGCCGTAGGGGATGTCCCGGTCGGCGTGCAGGTAGACCTCCTTGTCCGCCTGCGCCTTCGCGTTCGCGCGCAGCTTCGTCTCCAGCTCGTCGAGCGCGACCTCCGCCTCGCCGATGAAGACGCGCCGCTGCGGGTCCACCGAGAGCACCAGCTTCTTGTCGCTGGCCTCCACGGGGGTCGCCCGCGCCTCCGGCAGGTTCACCTTCACCCCCTGCTGGATGAGGGGCGCGGTGACCATGAAGATGATGAGCAGCACCAGCATCACGTCCACCATGGGCGTGACGTTGATCTCCGCCATCGTGGTACGGCCCGGACTGCCCTTGCCTCCGCTCATGCCCATGGCGAGTGCCCGTGCCCTAGCGGAAGAAGTGCCGCTTCACGATGTTGAGGAAGTCCGAGGAGAAGTTGCTCATCTCCGTGTCGAACACCTTGATGCGGCTGACGAACGCGTTGTACGCGACGACGGCGGGAATCGCGGCGAAGAGGCCCGCGGCGGTGGCGAAGAGCGCGTTGCCCACGGGCGCGGCCACGGTGGAGAGGCTCGCGTTGCCCTTGTCGGCGATCTCGTTGAAGGCGTTGAGGATGCCCACCACGGTGCCGAAGAGGCCCACGAAGGGCGCGGCGCCCGCCACGGTGCCGAGGAAGGACACCCGGTGCTCCAGCTCCGTCACCTGCGCGGTGGCGGCGCGGTTGAGCGCGCGCTCCACGTTCTCGATGCCGCCCATCCGCTCGCTCATGGAGCCCTCCGGGCCGTCCTTGTGCTGCGCGAGCTTGTTCAGCTCGTCGTAGCCGGCGCAGAAGACCTTGGAGAGCGGCGAGCTCTCGAGCCCCTGGGCCGACTGGTAGATGGTCTCCAGCCGGTTCGCCTTCCAGAACACGTCCAGGAAGGTGAGGGACTGCGAGCGGGCGCGCGCGAGCTGGTTGTACTTCATGGCGATCAGCGCCCACGAGGCGACCGACACGCACGCGAGCAGCGCGAGCACGAAGAGCTCGATCAGCGAGGCGCCGCGGATGATCTCCACGTAGTTCATCGCGGCGAGCGTCATGGGAATGCGGGGAGTCATGGGGCTAGGCGCGTAACATTCCGATAGGGGGGGGTCAAACAATGGCGGGGAGCCCGCCCGCTCCTGCGGCTGCACGTTGAATATTTCCAGCGAGCGGGCGTCCGAGGGGGCGTGCGGTGGACGGATGGGTCCACCGCGGATCCCCACAGGAACCCGCCATGAACGCCAAGCTCCTCACTGCATTCCTCGGACTCGCAGTGCTCGCCCCCGCGTGTGTCGTCACCCCCGGTGACTGCTACGAGTGCGACGGCGGCTACGACAGCAGCGCACTGGGCGGAGACGTGAATTTCACGTGGACCATCGCCGGGCGCTTCTGTGCGCAGATGCCGGACATCCACGGCATCCAGGTCACCATCCCCGGCGAGACGCTCGCGAACGACGGCTACTACGCCTGCAACACGGCGGGCTACGACGGCATCGAGCTGCACGACTTCCGCCCCGGCACCTACAGCTTCAAGCTCGAGGCGGTGAACCAGCTGGGCGACGTGACCTACGCCGCCACCGGCAACTTCCGCGTGAACGGCGACGTGCGCGTGTCGGTGGACCTCACTCCCGTGGGTGGGCCCAGCTCCTACGCCTACCTGTACTGGACGCTGCCCGCGGCCAACGGCTACGCGCGCCCCAGCTGCTACCAGGCGGGCGTCACGGACGTGTGGGTGCGCATCGACCAGACCTGGGGCTCGTTCAGCTGCGCAGACGGCACGGGGGAGGAGGGGGTGCTCACCCAGTACCTGCAGCCGGGCACGCACGAGATCGAGATCGTGGCGGGCGGCTACGACTCCTCCGGCAACGAGCTCGCCCTCTCGCACTACGTCGGCACGCTGCAGACGGTGAGCGGCAAGCCGGTGTTCGCGGACTACAGCCTGTGGGCCGTGGGCACCGCCGCCCTCAAGTGGCAGCCCTACACCTCGGGCGGCACCAAGCTCAGCTGCGACGACGCCGGCCTCACCAAGGTCGCCATCAACGTGCAGGACGCGAGCGGCAAGTTCCTCTACGGCGACGCGGGGCTCGAGTTCGGCTGCAAGGAGGCCCCCGTCACCCTCAACTACCTGCGCCCCGGCACCTACAGCATCTACGTGAAGGCCAGCGGCCCGGGCGGCAGCTACCTCTCCAGCACGAGCAACCCCAAGCGCTTCACGGTGAGCGCGTACGAGCAGGTGCCCGCCTCGGCCGCCTTCGAGGTGCCCCTGTACAAGGCGCAGTAGGACACGCGAGGGCCGGGGCCACCCCCGGCCCTCGCGCCGTTTCGCCTGGCATCAATCGTGATACGCAGCCCCTGCATGCGTCCTCTCAGCCACACCCCCGATGCCCAGGCTCCCGTCGGCGTCTTCGACTCCGGCGTGGGAGGCCTCACCGTCCTCAAGTCGCTGATGGAGCGGCTGCCCCACGAGAGCACGGTGTACCTGGGCGACACGGCGCGCGTGCCCTACGGCACCAAGAGCGGCGACGTGGTCACCCGCTACTCGCTCAAGAACGCCGAGTTCCTCGTGGAGCGGGGCATCAAGCTGCTGGTGGTCGCCTGCAACACGGCCTCCGCGGTGGCCCTGCCCGCGCTCTCGAGCGCGCTGCGCGTGCCGGTGGTGGGCGTCATCGCCCCGGGCGCGA
The DNA window shown above is from Aggregicoccus sp. 17bor-14 and carries:
- a CDS encoding energy transducer TonB — translated: MHPAVSHSLLVSRPSPVRRFLLASVMAHAVLVASGLIYNLVIAKPALPLDAKPITATLVRQGKPRDKALLPRKEELPPPPKEEKAAPTPPAPTPEPAKPVEAGPAPLAVPAAAKPPPQKGDSAAERRKKLFGAFDRTSKSKSEPEELEGEEDGDPNGDSATAEGERYYGLLSSQVKRRYDVSDTIPDSERLQLRAQVALRISRSGEVIDVKLAKGSGNDLFDAAVLAAVKRASPFSPPPEALRNALQRDGVVLEFRP
- a CDS encoding MotA/TolQ/ExbB proton channel family protein, with translation MTPRIPMTLAAMNYVEIIRGASLIELFVLALLACVSVASWALIAMKYNQLARARSQSLTFLDVFWKANRLETIYQSAQGLESSPLSKVFCAGYDELNKLAQHKDGPEGSMSERMGGIENVERALNRAATAQVTELEHRVSFLGTVAGAAPFVGLFGTVVGILNAFNEIADKGNASLSTVAAPVGNALFATAAGLFAAIPAVVAYNAFVSRIKVFDTEMSNFSSDFLNIVKRHFFR
- the tolR gene encoding protein TolR; translation: MGMSGGKGSPGRTTMAEINVTPMVDVMLVLLIIFMVTAPLIQQGVKVNLPEARATPVEASDKKLVLSVDPQRRVFIGEAEVALDELETKLRANAKAQADKEVYLHADRDIPYGVVVEVMAAAQRAGITNVGMITDPSGAPRPGAPKRGQKR